The genomic stretch tgaaattgggaagtgaatgttctccctttttcttgtttgtcaaggttgttttggctgttttgggtcctCTGCATGAATTTTAGGCTCAATTTTTCCGTTTCTACAAAAACACCTGCTAGGATTTTTGGTAGGGATTGACTGAATCCATAGACTGATAGGGTAggattgccatcttaacaatactaaatctttctatccatgaacatggagtttctatttaaaatagtatGTATGCTTTTCTACATACCTAAAGTTTATGTATGCTCACATCTAAAGAAATACGGAAAAAGGGCAGCATAATTGGTTACATAAACACTTACTTGACCGTTAAAATGTTTCTCCTCTAAAAGCAAATCCCAAATCACCATCATTTGAGGCCAGGCAGTGCCTTGCTGTGTTCTCAGCTTTCTTCCCCCCCTTTCCTCCTGTTTCCAGATTCTGGGGAGCAAGTCCTTGTGGACGTGGAGACCAAGAGCAATAAGGAGATCATGGAGCACATCAAAAAGATTCTGGGGAAGAATGAGTGAGTTGTTGGGCTTGATCTGGAGGGGTGCAAACGTCTTGGCCCAGAGATGTGAGAGGGAGGAGATGGGCGCGCTGGGAGGGGTGTTGAGAGGGCGGACTCTGGCAGGAGCCTCGGATGCAGACCAGAGAGCGGGCCGGAGTCTGTGCGCCTGAACCTCTGAGCTGCAGCTCCCTGCACCGTGAAGATAAAGATGGTCCTTTCCTCCTGGGTCCACGGGGAGCTGAGAGGCATCTGAAACGCGCACCCTTATGGCTGTGACCATGTCCCTCTTGGGGAATTTCAGCTTGGAGCTAGTGGGTGACCAACCCCAGAGCCTGCTGTGACACATTGCTTTTCTTCCCGTGAATGGAGGCAGGGAAGATGGGAAAGTCTGTCTTGAGAAAGTGCACAAAGGCACTTCCAGGCCCCTTGGTCCTGATTGCCTGTCCTCAGAGCTGGGGTCACCCCTTGCTACCCTTCACCGGGCTGCAGGCCTTCCTGTGCACCCCCCAGCCCCGGAGGCCCGGGGGGAGTAGGGAGCAGCGTAGGAGGTCTCCCTGGCAGATGCTGGGGCTCACTCGGCTGAGAAGTCTCCCACTTCCCAGCGGCTTGGAGCCGTGTCACCCACGCCTTGTTGCTGTCTGTGTTCTTTGGCAGGAAAACCCTCGAGAGAGAGGAGCAGGAGAAAAAACAGCTTTCTCACCCAGCCCACTTCGGTCCCCGAAAGTACTGCCTGCGGGAGTGCATCTGTGAGGTGGAGGGGCAGGTGCCCTGCCCGGGCCTGGTGCCATTGCCCAGGGAAATGACAGGGAAGTACAAAGCAGCTCTGAAAGCCAGTGCCCAAGACTGAGGCCCCAGAAAAGCCCCTGGTCCTATTCCCCGAGAGACTGAAAATCTCTTTGCAATAAAAGGGTCTCCTTTACACACTTGTGTAAAAGtgcatggggggaggggaggagttgggCTGCAGCCAAACTGCCCAGGGAACACCCTGTGCCATCAGGGCAATAAGTGCTTCAGAATCACTGAGCAGTGTGGCATGAATCCGGTCTGATAGGCCTTCGTAGGGACAGGGCTTTGGGGTCGGGAAGGTGTAAGGCCGCAGCCTGGTGACATCTCGTCTCAGTCCTGCAGCCCTTTCCTGGTCTCTAGTAGCTTCGACTCTTCTTCCAGGCCTTGCTCTGGAGAATAATGAAGAACTGCTGCGTGGGGGTTTGGCCGGAGCTGTCTGGCTGGTGGTATAGACGTCCTCTCCAGTCAGTCCCTTTGGAATTTTTCAGAAATCCCAGGGCAAGCCTGTGTGCAGCGCTCGCATGTTAAACTAAAGCCAACTGACCACTGGGGCGAGGCTGTGCCAGAGGCCAAGAGGTCCCAGTGGAGGCCCAGACCTGGCTCCCTGGCAAGGAGAGGGCGCCCCCTGGTGGAGGGCGCTACCCTCTGGCTTGGTCAGCCTTCACTTACTGAGGTTTGGAAGAGGGTGTGAGGTGTCACTGGGGGTCTGCCTGGGAGTTCTTTCCTCACAGGACACTGATGTTGCTGTCACTTCAGTTGTGTTGGTTTCAGTCCTCAGGAGACACCAGGGCCCTCTAGGGTCACCTTAAGATTAGGTTTACTTGGTCAAGAGCGAAGGACTTGGACTGAAGCCGAAAGCTCCCTGTGAGATGGGAAGAAAGGTAGTCCTTATCCCAGTGTGCGACTGGGATGTTTTATATAAATGCTGCAGCGTACTTCATGAAATTGGGGGAAGTTTGGCTCCTTTCACATATGGTGCTCAGGTTATGGTATACTGTGATTTTGAACCAGACCTGTGTTCAGGGTGATGGTGTAAACgtcggggttggggggaggtgggTGTGTGGGTCTGATGTGTAATGGGTAGCTGTCCTGAATGACCACAGGCTTACGAGGGTTGTTTAACTGAAATTCAACACTTTGGTGCTCTCTCCTCCAGCACCATTTCCGAGGGCGGCTAGAAAAACCTGTCCCCCCTTCTAATCCCTCCCTGGGTGCTGGTCTCAGTTCCCGCCATGTTTCTGATACTGCTCCCAGCTGGTGGCAGCCATGGCCTTCACAGTGGCTGAGTGGCcttttcagaaagagaaggacttACAGAAATGGCCCACAGGGGCGCCCCCAGGGTTGCTAACTAGGAGGATCTCCCTGAACTGAGCTAGTTTTTGACGCCTCTTTAGAGAGAGAATAAATGTCCAGTGCCTGACACGATGGCGCTGCTGTTACTGTTTGCGTGGACTATTTTATAGGTAGCAGGTACCATGCGTGGAGATAGATAAACACCACTGGGGGGCATTATTCCTTTGCCATCTATTTCCTA from Mesoplodon densirostris isolate mMesDen1 chromosome 10, mMesDen1 primary haplotype, whole genome shotgun sequence encodes the following:
- the MRPS25 gene encoding small ribosomal subunit protein mS25 is translated as MSMKGRFPIRRTLQYLGQGDVVFKDSVKVMTVNYNTHGELGEGARKFVFFNIPQIQYKNPWVQIMMFKNMTPTPFLRFYLDSGEQVLVDVETKSNKEIMEHIKKILGKNEKTLEREEQEKKQLSHPAHFGPRKYCLRECICEVEGQVPCPGLVPLPREMTGKYKAALKASAQD